From Marivirga harenae, one genomic window encodes:
- a CDS encoding aminotransferase class I/II-fold pyridoxal phosphate-dependent enzyme, whose amino-acid sequence MNNKTKGESHLENILAKRKGFGGYRYLKKIDKDLIDFSSNDYLGLAKINEINSIPSKFVDNGAAGSRLLSGNKYYHEELENHLSGFFNARASLIFNSGYMANLGVLSSVPQKGDTVLMDELSHICIKEGVRLSRAKYFNFKHNDLNDLELKLQKAEGNKFIVVESVYSMDGDQAPLKEIVNLADRYEAAIIVDEAHSTGLYGESGFGLCCELGIEDDILARIYTFGKATGAHGAAVCGSEILKEYLINYSRQFIYTTALPYHSIASIQNALEYRKHHPELWEKLKDNIDLFRSNLHPSIPKLDSFHPVQGIIWDSSENTIEFSKYLNELGFDIRPILSPTVPKGKERVRICLHAFNSEEEITNLCHRINQYFQ is encoded by the coding sequence ATGAATAATAAGACGAAAGGAGAATCACATTTAGAAAATATATTAGCTAAAAGAAAAGGATTTGGTGGATATCGCTATCTGAAAAAAATTGATAAGGATTTAATCGATTTCAGTTCCAATGATTATTTAGGATTAGCTAAAATTAATGAGATAAATAGCATACCCTCAAAATTCGTGGATAATGGCGCTGCAGGCTCAAGATTGTTAAGTGGAAATAAATATTACCATGAAGAATTGGAGAATCATTTGTCAGGTTTTTTTAATGCTCGGGCTTCTTTAATATTCAATTCAGGTTATATGGCCAATTTGGGTGTGTTATCTTCTGTTCCTCAAAAAGGGGATACCGTTTTAATGGATGAGCTTTCGCATATTTGCATTAAGGAAGGTGTTAGATTAAGCAGGGCCAAATATTTTAATTTTAAGCATAATGATTTAAACGATTTGGAATTAAAGCTTCAAAAGGCTGAAGGCAATAAATTTATAGTTGTGGAATCCGTGTATTCTATGGACGGAGATCAAGCTCCTTTAAAAGAAATAGTGAATTTGGCGGATCGATATGAAGCTGCAATCATCGTGGATGAGGCGCATTCAACAGGTTTATATGGAGAAAGCGGATTTGGATTATGCTGTGAATTGGGAATTGAAGATGATATATTGGCTCGAATTTATACCTTCGGAAAGGCCACGGGTGCACATGGTGCGGCTGTTTGCGGGAGTGAAATTTTGAAAGAGTATCTGATTAATTACAGCAGACAGTTTATTTACACCACTGCTTTACCATATCACAGTATTGCATCTATTCAAAATGCGTTGGAATATCGAAAGCATCACCCGGAACTTTGGGAAAAACTTAAAGACAATATAGATTTATTCAGAAGTAATCTCCACCCTTCAATTCCAAAATTGGATAGTTTTCACCCCGTACAAGGAATTATTTGGGATAGTTCAGAAAACACTATTGAATTTTCTAAGTATTTAAATGAGTTGGGATTCGACATCAGACCGATTTTGAGTCCGACTGTACCAAAAGGAAAAGAAAGGGTCAGGATATGCCTGCATGCTTTCAATTCTGAGGAAGAAATTACAAATTTGTGTCATCGTATCAATCAGTATTTTCAATGA
- a CDS encoding CHAT domain-containing tetratricopeptide repeat protein has product MKIKLARFLILGSLALFMSVMVHAQTSWDESFTALQKAEKEGQLELAQSLLNQTLDQAENTYGKKHQAYVFTLHLGVKLSFKTEQYEEGLDLAKEELQLMNEVSFDQQTQFYIQLLNFLSQLNLQTNNISEAISYAKDYMEVLQQEDKNSLNHALAIYDYASLLYQNNEEDALTYFQEALPILNQHIAQVGTQYLYSLYYVATLLQEDGILDESANYFDKVIGITQDNNLQSSDLWKFSAYQRALIYQEQSQNDKAISFYEILVTQLENDEDTDREIYGSAQNNLGVLYQKTGQNKKGESLLVLSGNDLQSQLNSAAVAFNKGEYAIALSLYTAANDSLNINSQQDSLQSAKILAQKALVYNTMGQLDSALQLLLYVEDKILNNISGINEEKALVYKNTGDLYLELANFDSAGLYLDKALKQFEGNSNFKSEIEIQTRNSLGVLEQNKTNVEEAASYFTENLKLIEDVLGKQTVEYANTLNNLGALRLENGNYGLAESNFKDAGFIFNAIFDQNHENNAKVYENLGTVAQSRSQFRKADSLFQLAEKTYITSLGKSHPSLLNVYSKLALVKLAEADYPTAEQYFRKTVDLSKTVFGSQSVAHADALSGMGLYYQSTGNLKEAKSNLEKAIATYTEKLGKIHPSYVSSIENLSSIFQTEGNVDQALPLLNEALELDSIIYGVQHPKYATTLHNLASLYLTNEDYEKAEDLYEKSLVIDEAVYGRENPTFASTQYNLAVLYQKQGKHVKADSLFAKVTKLRRDVLGENHPDYIFTLYGWGILKQVENEIDSAYALFNSSVKSYLFLFKEYFPSMSESEKSAFYHKVNPVFEAYKDFAIENYEAIPKLKEDLFDLQLTTKAMLLNASAKMRNKILNSGDQELVILFQNWQDKKEKAIQYYSYTKEELLAQSIDLEHLEASINNMEKELSIKSNLFNAGFGSDSINWKKLQQSLASNTGVVELVRVKKSLKNDSIVYAGLILTDTMDEPEIAVLQEGRRIEKQYFNAYQNLIKFKLMDKISYENLWEWVDEKIPEGLDKLFISPDGIYNKININTLYSEHLSQYLLEKENIRIITSSRDLIKNRKPKANSIDKIQANESDFHEFPSLVLIGSPDFSLGRPADEMNLEAQNVGLMRNFTGGIPALPGTKIEINAIDSMTRANNWSVKKYLDEEANEILIDSLTAPNILHIATHGFFKAYNADNKISGVENQGKEENPLLRSGILLSGASIGLAGGLPYENSFEDGLLTAYETMNLNLDATELVVLSACETGLGDVKNGEGVYGLQRAFLVAGAENLIMSLWTVNDYTTQLLMTEFYKNWTEGDDKFTSFRKAQMKIKEEFPQPYYWAAFTIIGE; this is encoded by the coding sequence ATGAAGATAAAATTGGCCAGATTTTTAATATTGGGCTCTTTAGCGCTATTCATGTCAGTAATGGTTCATGCTCAAACTTCTTGGGATGAGTCTTTTACTGCTTTACAAAAGGCTGAAAAGGAAGGCCAATTAGAATTAGCCCAATCATTATTAAATCAGACATTAGATCAAGCTGAAAATACTTATGGTAAAAAGCATCAAGCTTATGTATTCACGCTTCACTTAGGAGTTAAATTATCTTTTAAAACAGAGCAATATGAGGAGGGTTTGGACTTGGCAAAAGAAGAATTGCAATTGATGAATGAGGTTTCTTTTGATCAACAAACTCAATTCTATATTCAATTATTAAATTTTTTATCTCAACTAAATCTTCAAACCAATAATATTTCCGAAGCAATAAGCTATGCTAAGGACTACATGGAAGTTCTTCAGCAAGAAGATAAGAACTCCTTAAATCATGCCTTGGCTATTTATGACTACGCATCCTTATTATACCAAAATAATGAAGAGGATGCTTTAACATACTTTCAGGAGGCCCTTCCTATTCTAAATCAACATATTGCTCAAGTGGGAACTCAATATTTATATTCACTTTATTATGTGGCCACACTTCTACAAGAAGATGGGATTTTGGATGAATCAGCCAATTATTTTGATAAGGTGATAGGTATTACCCAAGATAATAATTTACAATCTTCCGATTTATGGAAATTTTCCGCTTACCAAAGAGCGCTTATATACCAAGAGCAGAGCCAGAATGATAAGGCTATTTCTTTTTATGAAATATTAGTAACTCAATTGGAAAATGATGAAGACACCGATCGGGAGATATATGGAAGCGCACAGAATAATTTGGGTGTTCTATATCAGAAAACTGGCCAAAACAAAAAAGGCGAGTCATTATTAGTGTTAAGTGGTAATGATTTGCAAAGTCAGTTGAATAGTGCGGCAGTAGCCTTTAATAAGGGAGAATATGCAATTGCATTATCTTTGTACACTGCAGCAAATGATTCTTTAAACATCAATAGTCAACAAGACAGTCTTCAGTCAGCTAAGATTTTAGCTCAAAAAGCTTTGGTGTATAATACTATGGGACAGTTGGATTCAGCCCTACAATTATTGCTCTATGTCGAAGATAAAATTTTGAATAACATTTCGGGAATAAATGAAGAGAAGGCATTAGTATATAAAAATACCGGTGATCTATATTTGGAGCTTGCAAACTTTGATTCAGCTGGATTATATTTAGATAAAGCGTTAAAGCAGTTTGAAGGAAATAGTAATTTTAAATCTGAGATTGAAATCCAAACTAGAAATAGCCTGGGAGTTTTAGAGCAAAATAAAACCAACGTAGAGGAAGCGGCTTCTTATTTTACTGAGAATTTGAAATTGATTGAGGATGTATTGGGCAAGCAAACAGTAGAATATGCTAATACATTAAATAATTTGGGTGCTTTGCGATTGGAAAATGGCAATTATGGTTTAGCAGAATCCAATTTCAAAGATGCTGGATTTATATTTAACGCGATATTTGATCAAAATCATGAAAATAATGCAAAGGTCTATGAAAATTTGGGTACAGTTGCTCAAAGCCGTTCACAATTCCGGAAAGCAGATTCCTTATTTCAATTAGCTGAAAAAACTTATATAACTAGTTTAGGAAAATCGCACCCGTCCCTGTTAAATGTATATTCAAAATTGGCTTTAGTTAAATTGGCAGAAGCTGATTACCCAACTGCAGAGCAGTATTTTAGAAAAACAGTAGATTTATCTAAAACTGTTTTCGGAAGCCAGAGTGTAGCCCATGCAGATGCCCTTTCTGGAATGGGGTTGTATTACCAAAGCACTGGAAATTTAAAGGAGGCCAAAAGTAATTTGGAAAAAGCTATAGCTACTTACACCGAAAAATTAGGTAAAATTCATCCTTCATATGTCTCTTCCATAGAAAATCTATCATCCATTTTTCAGACGGAAGGAAATGTGGACCAGGCCCTGCCATTGCTCAACGAAGCCTTGGAATTAGATTCCATTATTTATGGTGTGCAGCATCCAAAATATGCCACGACTTTGCATAATTTAGCATCTCTATATTTAACCAATGAAGATTACGAGAAAGCAGAAGATCTTTACGAAAAATCATTAGTAATAGATGAGGCTGTTTACGGGAGGGAAAATCCAACATTTGCAAGCACTCAGTACAATTTAGCTGTTCTTTATCAAAAACAAGGCAAGCATGTAAAAGCAGATTCGCTGTTTGCAAAAGTAACTAAACTAAGAAGGGATGTTTTAGGTGAAAATCATCCTGATTATATTTTCACTCTCTATGGCTGGGGTATTTTGAAGCAAGTTGAAAATGAAATTGATTCAGCATATGCTTTATTTAATTCCTCTGTTAAAAGTTATTTGTTCTTATTCAAAGAATACTTCCCATCTATGAGTGAGAGCGAGAAATCGGCTTTCTATCATAAAGTAAATCCGGTTTTTGAAGCATACAAGGATTTTGCTATTGAGAACTACGAGGCCATTCCCAAATTGAAGGAAGATTTATTTGACTTACAATTAACTACCAAGGCTATGTTGCTTAATGCATCAGCTAAGATGAGGAATAAGATCCTTAATAGCGGAGATCAGGAATTGGTAATATTGTTCCAGAATTGGCAAGATAAAAAAGAAAAAGCTATACAATATTATTCCTACACTAAGGAGGAACTACTAGCTCAAAGCATTGATTTGGAGCATTTGGAAGCCTCCATTAATAATATGGAAAAGGAATTGAGTATAAAGTCTAATTTATTTAATGCAGGATTTGGCTCTGACAGTATTAATTGGAAAAAACTTCAACAAAGTTTGGCATCCAATACAGGGGTTGTGGAGTTAGTGAGGGTCAAAAAGAGTTTGAAAAATGATTCAATAGTTTACGCGGGTCTCATTTTAACAGATACTATGGATGAACCTGAAATTGCAGTATTACAGGAAGGAAGAAGAATCGAAAAGCAGTATTTTAATGCCTATCAAAACCTGATTAAATTCAAGTTAATGGATAAGATTTCTTATGAAAACCTATGGGAGTGGGTAGATGAAAAGATCCCGGAAGGGCTAGATAAATTATTCATTAGCCCGGATGGGATTTATAACAAGATTAATATAAATACTTTATATAGTGAGCATCTAAGTCAATATCTTCTTGAGAAAGAAAATATCAGGATCATTACAAGTTCACGTGATTTAATTAAAAATAGAAAGCCAAAGGCTAATTCAATTGACAAAATTCAGGCAAATGAAAGTGATTTTCACGAGTTCCCAAGTCTGGTTTTGATTGGTTCACCTGATTTTTCCTTAGGGAGACCTGCAGATGAAATGAATTTAGAAGCTCAAAATGTGGGGCTTATGAGGAATTTTACCGGTGGTATTCCTGCACTTCCAGGTACGAAAATTGAGATAAATGCCATTGATTCCATGACAAGAGCCAATAATTGGTCAGTCAAGAAATATCTGGACGAAGAGGCCAATGAAATTCTGATCGACAGTTTAACTGCTCCAAATATTTTACACATTGCCACTCATGGTTTCTTTAAAGCATATAATGCGGACAATAAAATTTCAGGAGTAGAAAATCAAGGTAAAGAAGAAAATCCACTTTTAAGATCAGGGATATTGCTTTCAGGTGCTTCTATTGGTCTAGCAGGAGGCTTACCATACGAAAACAGCTTTGAAGACGGGCTACTGACGGCTTATGAAACTATGAATCTGAATTTGGATGCAACGGAACTGGTGGTACTTTCTGCTTGTGAAACCGGACTTGGCGATGTAAAAAATGGAGAAGGAGTTTATGGACTACAACGAGCATTTTTAGTAGCAGGGGCTGAAAATTTAATAATGAGTTTATGGACAGTAAATGACTATACAACCCAACTTTTGATGACCGAATTTTATAAAAATTGGACGGAGGGAGATGATAAGTTTACATCATTTCGAAAAGCGCAAATGAAAATAAAAGAGGAGTTCCCACAACCTTATTATTGGGCTGCTTTTACAATTATTGGAGAATAA
- the bioD gene encoding dethiobiotin synthase, producing MNYFITAIGTDSGKSLFSAIICEALEADYWKPIQAGYPRDTDYVGGLLSNLKSDLIPEKYVLNTPASPHYAAEIDKVRLEVEDFDIPKTDNDHLVIEGAGGVLVPINENEFVIDFPQKWGVSVILVANLYLGSINHSLLTINELNRRGVEVNGIVFNGASNPASEDIILKHSGYPCLLRIQEEKEINHEVVRRYAAELKKNL from the coding sequence ATGAACTACTTTATAACAGCAATAGGTACTGACAGTGGTAAATCACTTTTTAGTGCCATAATTTGTGAGGCCTTGGAAGCCGATTATTGGAAACCTATTCAAGCAGGATATCCGCGGGATACTGATTATGTTGGAGGCTTATTAAGCAATTTAAAGTCAGATTTGATTCCAGAGAAATACGTCCTTAATACTCCTGCATCACCACATTATGCTGCTGAAATCGATAAGGTCAGATTAGAAGTCGAAGATTTTGACATCCCAAAAACTGATAATGATCATTTGGTTATTGAAGGGGCTGGCGGGGTCTTGGTTCCCATAAATGAAAATGAATTTGTAATTGACTTCCCTCAAAAATGGGGTGTATCTGTGATTTTGGTAGCAAATCTATATCTGGGGAGCATCAATCATTCTTTATTGACTATTAATGAGTTGAATAGAAGAGGGGTGGAGGTAAATGGCATTGTATTTAATGGGGCTTCAAATCCGGCAAGTGAAGACATTATTTTGAAACATAGTGGCTATCCTTGTTTGTTGAGAATACAAGAAGAAAAAGAGATTAATCATGAAGTGGTCAGAAGATACGCAGCTGAATTAAAAAAGAATTTATGA
- a CDS encoding M1 family metallopeptidase, with product MLSNTKKLIFIAIFSILSTAVFAQKIFTKADSLKGGLTEERIWWDLKYYHLYTEVKPNEKYITGSNLIRYKVLEPHQIMQIDLQNPMQIDSIIQNGEKLKFSTAFNAHFIELIDKQIEGELNELTVYYSGNPRVAKNAPWDGGFTWKKDKNGKDFIATANQGIGASVWWPCKEHPADEPDSMLISVNVPKPLVDVSNGRLRQVEEHKNSRTYHWFVSNPINNYGVNLNIGDYVNFSEKYEGEKGILDCSYWVLSYNLDKAKKQFQEVPRMLKAFEYWFGPYPFYEDSYKLVEAPYLGMEHQSSVTYGNEFKNGYRGRDLSQTGWGLKFDFIIIHESGHEWFANNITYKDVADMWIHEGFTHYSENLFLDYHYDSLAANAYVQGVRSSIQNDRPIIGKYGVSYEGSGDMYYKGGNMLHTIRQLFDDDEKWRQTLRGLNKEFYHQTVTTEQIEIFISQSYGESLDKVFDQYLRSIQVPTFTYRVLENQLLYKWENTVDGFDMPIRIFINGEAEWLKPNSTGFKALENLPENAEVLVDPNFYVADFNLTE from the coding sequence ATGTTAAGCAATACCAAAAAACTTATTTTTATAGCTATTTTTTCCATCCTCAGCACCGCTGTTTTTGCTCAAAAAATTTTCACTAAAGCTGACAGTCTGAAAGGTGGACTTACTGAAGAAAGAATTTGGTGGGACTTGAAATACTACCATCTTTACACTGAAGTAAAACCAAATGAAAAATATATTACTGGAAGTAATCTGATTCGATACAAGGTACTAGAGCCTCATCAAATCATGCAGATCGATTTGCAAAACCCGATGCAGATTGACAGTATTATTCAAAATGGTGAAAAGCTGAAATTTAGTACTGCGTTTAATGCCCATTTTATCGAATTGATCGATAAACAAATAGAAGGGGAATTGAATGAATTAACGGTTTACTATTCCGGGAATCCTAGAGTTGCTAAAAATGCTCCCTGGGATGGTGGATTTACCTGGAAGAAAGACAAAAATGGAAAAGATTTCATTGCTACTGCTAATCAGGGAATTGGCGCCAGTGTTTGGTGGCCATGCAAAGAACACCCTGCTGATGAGCCTGACAGTATGCTAATCAGCGTGAATGTTCCCAAACCATTAGTTGATGTTTCTAATGGGCGGTTGCGGCAAGTAGAAGAACACAAAAACAGCAGAACTTATCATTGGTTTGTGAGTAATCCTATCAATAATTATGGAGTAAATCTCAATATTGGTGATTATGTCAATTTTTCGGAAAAATATGAAGGCGAGAAGGGAATATTAGATTGTAGCTATTGGGTTTTGAGCTATAATCTTGACAAGGCTAAAAAACAATTTCAGGAAGTCCCAAGAATGTTGAAGGCCTTTGAATATTGGTTTGGCCCCTATCCTTTTTATGAAGACAGTTATAAATTAGTAGAAGCCCCTTATTTAGGAATGGAACATCAGAGCTCCGTCACTTACGGAAATGAATTCAAAAACGGTTACAGAGGAAGAGATTTAAGCCAAACTGGCTGGGGCTTGAAATTTGATTTCATCATCATACATGAATCCGGACATGAATGGTTTGCCAATAATATTACCTATAAAGATGTAGCGGATATGTGGATTCATGAAGGATTTACCCACTATTCTGAAAACCTATTTTTAGATTATCATTACGATTCTTTGGCGGCCAATGCTTACGTGCAAGGAGTCCGATCCTCCATTCAAAATGACAGACCCATAATTGGGAAATATGGCGTTTCTTATGAAGGTTCAGGTGATATGTATTATAAAGGAGGGAATATGCTCCACACCATCCGACAATTATTTGATGATGATGAAAAATGGCGACAAACCTTGAGAGGATTGAATAAGGAATTTTATCATCAGACGGTGACTACCGAACAAATAGAAATTTTTATCTCACAGTCATATGGTGAATCTTTGGACAAGGTTTTTGATCAATATTTACGTAGCATTCAAGTTCCCACTTTCACCTACCGAGTTTTAGAAAACCAATTGCTATACAAATGGGAAAATACCGTTGATGGATTTGACATGCCGATAAGGATTTTTATTAACGGAGAGGCAGAATGGCTAAAACCCAATTCTACAGGTTTTAAAGCTTTAGAAAATTTACCTGAAAATGCAGAGGTTTTGGTGGACCCCAATTTCTATGTGGCGGATTTTAATTTGACAGAATAA
- a CDS encoding OmpA family protein, with protein sequence MKNCKKIFLFIIFSLSSFLGLSQSQKDSLEQVLDSIYPKQIVSEISTENFTEYAPSISANGRTLIYESNKDGSWKLYLTREGNGSWADEISLDSINNFGDSVDVISGPNFSYDGNRIYFHASFDGGQGSEDIYYSERIGDSWSKPQNLGPDVNTRSFDGFPTITTDGKTLYFARNSKNTPSGVSEFCYELYVTQKIDSGWTEPRILPYPVNLGCEKAPKIMADNRTLIFASLREGGMGGFDLYQTQLNADGDWKSPVPLQYVNTTDNDLFSCISASGDIMYFSKKDDIYSVEIPEEYRQFQNVTIQGLIRDADSQSPLTASLRITDANTSELITSFDNNPSDGYYSIVLSAGRAYNLEVKKEDFSSALYYYDLRDIESYQEYEKNIDLFTTAHLNVNIYDIELYDPLKSTITVKNDVGRTIVVVESDGENWKTRVNLPIGSAYNIEVESENFKPKSFSIDLRGLILYREYEQDIELVPEKVGVPINVNDLLSGGSVSSSQLIIRNKTRNEEIVISGNQTINLRVGDRYMVEASSDRGYAFNSTEIGITKEGKLQTIDEKTGEILEDSKGVELKLQPLAKDANLTLKDIYFESNSSDLFESSFEELDRVIKLMQSYPSMKIEIAAHTDDIGAALYNVRLSKERANSVIAYITSNGVKEERLISEGYGESNPVVTNDSEENRAKNRRVELKILDIKLAQND encoded by the coding sequence ATGAAGAATTGTAAAAAAATATTCTTATTTATTATATTTTCTTTGTCGAGCTTTCTGGGGTTATCACAATCCCAAAAAGATTCTCTGGAGCAGGTGCTTGATTCAATTTACCCGAAGCAGATAGTGAGTGAAATCAGCACAGAAAATTTCACAGAGTATGCGCCCAGCATTAGTGCAAACGGTAGAACTCTAATTTATGAATCTAATAAAGATGGGTCTTGGAAATTATACTTGACTAGAGAGGGAAACGGTTCATGGGCCGATGAAATATCATTAGATAGTATCAATAATTTTGGGGATTCTGTAGATGTGATCAGCGGACCAAATTTCAGCTATGATGGCAATAGAATTTATTTTCATGCCTCCTTTGATGGCGGACAAGGCTCTGAGGATATTTATTATTCAGAAAGAATCGGGGATAGCTGGTCTAAACCGCAAAATTTGGGGCCAGATGTAAATACCAGAAGCTTTGATGGTTTCCCAACAATAACAACTGATGGAAAGACCTTGTACTTCGCCAGAAACAGTAAAAATACGCCATCGGGTGTTTCAGAATTTTGTTACGAATTATATGTTACTCAAAAGATAGATTCTGGATGGACAGAACCTAGAATTTTACCCTATCCTGTTAATTTAGGATGCGAAAAAGCCCCAAAAATTATGGCGGATAATAGGACTCTGATTTTTGCATCGCTACGAGAAGGGGGAATGGGAGGTTTTGATTTATACCAAACACAATTGAATGCAGATGGTGATTGGAAAAGCCCAGTGCCTCTTCAGTATGTGAATACAACAGATAACGATCTTTTCTCTTGTATTTCTGCTTCTGGAGATATCATGTATTTTTCTAAAAAAGATGATATTTATAGTGTAGAAATCCCTGAGGAATACCGGCAATTTCAAAATGTTACGATTCAAGGTTTAATAAGGGATGCGGATAGTCAAAGTCCACTCACAGCCTCTTTAAGAATCACTGATGCCAATACCTCTGAATTGATTACTAGTTTCGACAACAATCCTTCCGATGGTTATTATTCAATTGTGCTTTCAGCAGGAAGAGCCTACAACCTGGAGGTGAAAAAAGAGGACTTTAGCAGTGCCCTTTATTATTATGATCTACGAGACATAGAAAGTTACCAAGAATATGAAAAGAATATTGATCTGTTCACTACTGCACATTTAAATGTAAACATTTACGATATTGAATTATATGATCCTTTAAAATCCACGATTACAGTGAAAAATGATGTAGGTAGAACTATTGTTGTGGTGGAGTCTGACGGTGAAAACTGGAAGACGAGAGTTAATTTACCTATTGGAAGTGCATACAATATTGAGGTTGAAAGCGAGAATTTCAAACCTAAAAGCTTTTCAATTGATTTAAGAGGCCTGATTTTGTACCGAGAATATGAACAGGATATTGAATTGGTTCCCGAGAAAGTAGGGGTGCCTATAAACGTCAATGATTTGTTGAGTGGTGGATCTGTGTCTTCATCACAATTGATTATCAGAAATAAAACAAGAAATGAGGAGATTGTTATTTCAGGAAACCAAACTATTAATCTACGAGTAGGAGATCGATACATGGTGGAAGCTTCTAGTGATAGGGGGTATGCTTTTAATTCTACAGAGATTGGAATTACAAAAGAGGGGAAATTGCAAACAATAGATGAGAAAACAGGGGAGATCTTGGAAGACAGCAAAGGGGTAGAATTGAAATTACAACCCTTAGCAAAAGATGCTAACCTGACCTTAAAGGATATTTATTTTGAGTCAAATTCTTCCGATTTATTCGAAAGCAGTTTTGAGGAGCTGGACAGAGTTATAAAATTAATGCAATCTTATCCAAGCATGAAAATTGAAATCGCTGCTCACACTGATGATATTGGAGCAGCTCTATATAATGTACGGCTTTCTAAAGAAAGAGCCAATAGTGTTATTGCCTATATTACAAGTAATGGTGTCAAAGAAGAAAGATTGATTTCTGAAGGATATGGCGAATCAAATCCCGTGGTTACTAATGACTCTGAAGAAAATAGGGCTAAAAACCGAAGAGTGGAATTGAAAATTTTGGATATTAAGTTGGCTCAAAACGATTAA
- a CDS encoding porin family protein: MKRILTLTALLFFIGISAKAQIFTIGPKLGISNTTLSLKDNVDAYQAGDAKYSYHGGVFARIKITGFYIQPEAYFNSVNGEYTDASDPNDVKTLEFDQNKIDMPILFGWKMGPFRVNAGPVASFNLGDEVDFDNSVSEYKNAVFAYQAGIGLDISKLTVDLRYEGNLSNQAVLGEDEAKVKINQIMLSVGLKLL; the protein is encoded by the coding sequence ATGAAGAGGATTTTAACATTAACCGCATTATTATTTTTTATTGGGATAAGTGCAAAGGCACAAATTTTTACTATTGGTCCTAAATTAGGAATTAGTAATACCACCTTAAGTTTAAAGGATAATGTAGACGCTTACCAAGCCGGGGATGCCAAGTACAGTTACCATGGTGGGGTATTTGCCAGAATTAAAATTACAGGATTTTACATACAACCAGAAGCCTATTTCAATTCCGTAAATGGAGAATATACAGATGCTTCTGATCCAAATGATGTAAAAACTCTTGAGTTTGACCAAAATAAAATCGATATGCCAATTTTATTTGGCTGGAAAATGGGGCCTTTCAGAGTAAACGCAGGGCCAGTTGCAAGTTTTAATCTTGGCGATGAAGTTGATTTTGATAATTCAGTATCAGAATATAAAAATGCAGTTTTTGCATATCAGGCAGGAATTGGTTTAGATATTTCAAAGCTTACTGTCGATTTAAGATATGAAGGTAATCTAAGTAATCAAGCCGTCTTAGGAGAGGATGAAGCGAAAGTGAAAATCAACCAAATCATGTTAAGCGTTGGTTTGAAACTACTTTAA